CCTACTCATGGCCCCCCAGCTCCAGCATAGGGCCATCCAGAACGCCAGAAGAAAGGTCATGGAGGCCCTAGCTAGGAAGAGGGGGAGCAGCGTGATAACTCTCATCCACAGGGAGGAGTCCATCGGCCTGTTCGGGATACCCTTCTACAAGTTCATCGATATCGAAGATTCCGAGAGCGTCCTTAGAGCGATAAGATCCACGTCTCCGGATACCCCCATTGATCTGATAATCCACACGCCTGGGGGCCTCGTACTGGCAGCCTCCCAGATAGCTAGGGCTCTGAAGAAGCACCCGGCGAAGACAACTGTCATAGTCCCCCACTACGCCATGAGCGGTGGTACCCTCATAGCCTTGGCAGCTGACGAGATAATCATGGACGAAAACGCTGTTCTAGGCCCAGTAGACCCCCAACTGGGTCA
The DNA window shown above is from Thermoproteota archaeon and carries:
- a CDS encoding ATP-dependent Clp protease proteolytic subunit, with the protein product MWLDPISLLWWLFIFYLLMAPQLQHRAIQNARRKVMEALARKRGSSVITLIHREESIGLFGIPFYKFIDIEDSESVLRAIRSTSPDTPIDLIIHTPGGLVLAASQIARALKKHPAKTTVIVPHYAMSGGTLIALAADEIIMDENAVLGPVDPQLGQFPAPSLIKVVEKKSVDKVDDQTLILADVAGKAINQVRELVTWLLEDKLGREKAEEVAKTLT